Proteins from a single region of Procambarus clarkii isolate CNS0578487 chromosome 62, FALCON_Pclarkii_2.0, whole genome shotgun sequence:
- the LOC138354418 gene encoding uncharacterized protein yields the protein MVVKNTTVSKTRRCQKHAGVKTRRCQNTPVSKTRRCQKHDGVKNTTVSKHAGVKTRRCQKHAGVKNTTVSKTRRCQKHDGVKNTTVSKHDGVKNTTVSKHDGVKTRRCQKHEGVKNTTVSKTRWCQKHAGVKNTPVSKHAGVKTRRCQKHAGVKNTTVSKTRRYQNTTVSKTRRCQKHDGVKNTTVSKHDGVKTRRCQKHDGVKTRRCQNTPVSKHDGVKNTPVSKTRRCQKHDGVKTRRCQKHAGVKNTTVSKTRRCQNTTVSKHEGVKNTTVSKHDGVKTRRCQNTTVSKTLTHRARDTF from the coding sequence ATGGTTGTCAAAAACACGACGGTGTCAAAAACACGACGGTGTCAAAAACACGCCGGTGTCAAAACACGCCGGTGTCAAAACACGCCGGTGTCAAAAACACGCCGGTGTCAAAAACACGACGGTGTCAAAAACACGACGGTGTCAAAACACGCCGGTGTCAAAACACGCCGGTGTCAAAAACACGCCGGTGTCAAAAACACGACGGTGTCAAAAACACGCCGGTGTCAAAAACACGACGGTGTCAAAAACACGACGGTGTCAAAACACGACGGTGTCAAAAACACGACGGTGTCAAAACACGACGGTGTCAAAACACGAAGGTGTCAAAAACACGAAGGTGTCAAAAACACGACGGTGTCAAAAACACGATGGTGTCAAAAACACGCCGGTGTCAAAAACACGCCGGTGTCAAAACACGCCGGTGTCAAAACACGACGGTGTCAAAAACACGCCGGTGTCAAAAACACGACGGTGTCAAAAACACGACGGTATCAAAACACGACGGTGTCAAAAACACGCCGGTGTCAAAAACACGACGGTGTCAAAAACACGACGGTGTCAAAACACGACGGTGTCAAAACACGAAGGTGTCAAAAACACGACGGTGTCAAAACACGACGGTGTCAAAACACGCCGGTGTCAAAACACGACGGTGTCAAAAACACGCCGGTGTCAAAAACACGACGGTGTCAAAAACACGACGGTGTCAAAACACGACGGTGTCAAAAACACGCCGGTGTCAAAAACACGACGGTGTCAAAAACACGACGGTGTCAAAACACGACGGTGTCAAAACACGAAGGTGTCAAAAACACGACGGTGTCAAAACACGACGGTGTCAAAACACGCCGGTGTCAAAACACGACGGTGTCAAAAACATTGACCCATAGAGCACGTGACACATTCTAG